In the genome of Haemophilus pittmaniae, one region contains:
- a CDS encoding LolA family protein: MKKYLMLLLFLFSTSSFAFSEQELIKQLQQPQNVQGDFVQQRYLKALPTPITTTGVFTLIANKGLLWHMQTPFESITKVTPQGIMQWNNTTWVNSDKIGQGEQIRLFLGLLSGNIDGLKSQFSINVDGSSEKWQLKLVPNSMLMQQIFTEILVKGGHLVEVIELHEKQGDRTVIQLLNSKQNQTLSNFVQQSLN, from the coding sequence ATGAAAAAATATTTAATGCTTCTACTATTTTTATTTAGCACTTCTAGTTTCGCATTCTCAGAGCAGGAATTAATAAAACAGTTGCAACAACCACAAAATGTACAAGGTGATTTTGTTCAACAACGCTATCTCAAAGCACTTCCGACTCCTATTACCACAACAGGAGTCTTTACTTTAATCGCGAATAAAGGATTGTTATGGCATATGCAAACACCTTTTGAAAGCATTACCAAAGTAACCCCCCAAGGAATTATGCAATGGAATAATACCACCTGGGTAAATAGCGACAAAATTGGTCAAGGAGAACAAATTCGTCTATTCCTTGGTTTATTGTCAGGTAATATTGATGGTTTAAAAAGTCAATTTTCCATAAATGTAGACGGCTCATCCGAAAAATGGCAGCTAAAACTCGTACCCAACTCAATGTTAATGCAACAAATTTTTACCGAAATCCTAGTTAAGGGAGGTCATCTTGTTGAGGTCATAGAACTTCACGAAAAACAAGGTGATCGAACCGTCATCCAGTTATTAAATAGTAAACAAAATCAAACTCTGAGTAATTTTGTCCAACAATCACTAAACTAA
- a CDS encoding AMP-binding protein: protein MLSYTDNALISCNPDWTYRDFCQRVAQIAAEFQRRKINAVSIWFNDSASLTCVLLAAWEANVTVLFPPNLTTESLLWAKANSQLWLTDNEVVAENVEQFSSFGTLNQISTKRPQFSPTNQTELWLKTSGSTGEAKTIVKTAEQMWRGGNVLAKTVPFEDGNHITSLATVSSQHIYGLTVHIMMSLQKGWCIGRHQLFSPQCLIENTQKNNTVIVSSPAMLGNIDWTQTILPTNVSGFISSGGVLPESIAEEIRQQSVVSEIYGSTETGPIAIRSDNSLWQKLPDSLLGCNKNDELWIEAGWLSQREQTADVVEFSSAGFRLLGRADRIVKLADKRISLAAIENILLQTEWVEDCYLACHHEKSRLAAWIGLTEKGIELFREQGRRALISQLRRHLINNVELPAIPRFWRFTDKLPRNSQSKISKVEFHQIFSDSCKDAKWANPQQTDNEYSVTGKVPLDLVYLADHFDRFPLVPGVIELQWICEQASQFLQTNIDCRYFEKLKFQKFLRPNDEFLLQLKWNEKLHKLHFSLKTASEPCCSGIAVLNLKSSNVEDHH, encoded by the coding sequence ATGCTCTCCTACACCGATAATGCGCTAATTTCCTGCAATCCAGACTGGACTTACCGAGACTTTTGTCAACGGGTTGCACAAATTGCTGCTGAATTTCAGCGACGAAAAATTAATGCCGTTAGTATTTGGTTTAATGATAGCGCATCACTTACCTGTGTATTATTAGCAGCCTGGGAGGCTAACGTAACAGTGTTATTCCCTCCCAATCTAACAACTGAAAGTTTGCTATGGGCAAAAGCTAATAGCCAGCTTTGGTTAACTGATAATGAGGTTGTAGCTGAAAATGTCGAACAATTTTCATCCTTTGGCACCCTAAATCAAATATCAACAAAAAGACCTCAATTTTCCCCCACCAATCAAACCGAACTGTGGCTAAAAACCTCAGGTAGCACTGGTGAAGCAAAGACAATCGTAAAAACAGCGGAACAAATGTGGCGCGGCGGGAATGTTTTAGCCAAAACGGTACCTTTTGAAGATGGAAATCATATCACTAGTCTGGCTACAGTGAGTTCACAACATATTTATGGTCTTACTGTACACATAATGATGTCTCTACAAAAAGGTTGGTGTATTGGAAGACATCAATTGTTTTCACCACAATGCCTCATTGAAAACACTCAAAAAAATAATACTGTTATCGTGAGCAGCCCGGCGATGTTAGGAAATATAGATTGGACACAAACCATTCTACCGACAAACGTTTCTGGTTTTATTTCCTCTGGTGGTGTACTTCCGGAAAGTATTGCCGAGGAAATACGCCAACAGTCCGTAGTGTCAGAAATTTATGGCAGCACCGAAACTGGTCCAATTGCTATTCGTAGTGACAACAGCCTTTGGCAAAAACTTCCCGACAGTCTATTAGGTTGCAACAAAAATGATGAATTATGGATAGAAGCTGGTTGGTTATCTCAACGAGAACAAACGGCCGATGTCGTCGAATTCTCATCCGCAGGTTTTCGTTTATTAGGACGGGCCGATCGTATCGTAAAATTGGCCGACAAACGTATCTCCCTTGCTGCAATTGAAAATATCTTGTTACAAACCGAGTGGGTTGAAGATTGCTATCTTGCCTGCCATCATGAAAAAAGCAGACTAGCAGCCTGGATTGGTTTAACTGAAAAAGGTATCGAACTTTTCCGTGAACAAGGGCGTCGAGCATTAATTAGTCAATTGCGTCGTCACTTAATTAATAATGTGGAACTGCCTGCTATTCCTCGCTTTTGGCGTTTTACCGATAAATTGCCACGGAATAGCCAATCCAAAATCAGTAAAGTGGAATTCCATCAAATTTTTAGTGATAGTTGTAAAGATGCTAAATGGGCTAATCCGCAGCAAACGGATAATGAATATTCTGTTACAGGTAAAGTGCCACTGGACTTGGTCTACCTTGCAGATCATTTTGATCGTTTCCCCTTAGTTCCAGGCGTTATTGAACTTCAATGGATCTGCGAACAAGCAAGCCAATTCCTGCAAACAAATATTGACTGCCGATATTTTGAAAAATTAAAGTTTCAGAAATTCCTTCGCCCTAACGATGAATTCCTACTGCAATTAAAATGGAATGAAAAACTCCATAAACTACATTTTTCCTTGAAAACAGCCAGTGAACCATGCTGTAGTGGTATAGCCGTACTCAATCTAAAATCAAGCAATGTTGAAGATCATCATTAA
- a CDS encoding phosphopantetheine-binding protein — protein sequence MELEQQIKALIIESLALEDISVDDIETDMPLFSEEGLGLDSVDALELGLALQKTYGIQLSGENNQSREYFTSVATLADFVRSQTQ from the coding sequence ATGGAACTCGAACAACAAATTAAAGCATTAATTATTGAAAGCTTGGCATTAGAGGATATCTCTGTTGATGATATTGAAACTGATATGCCATTATTCTCTGAGGAAGGATTAGGATTGGATTCTGTTGATGCACTAGAGCTCGGTCTAGCGTTACAAAAAACTTATGGTATTCAACTCAGCGGAGAAAATAATCAATCTCGCGAATACTTTACCAGTGTTGCGACTCTCGCTGATTTCGTCCGCTCTCAAACCCAATAA
- a CDS encoding glycosyltransferase family 2 protein — protein MSKVIAIIPHYNHSATVGYVAQTLINQGLEVLIVDDGSTAEHRQALSNLNSIKGLHIHYRSQNGGKGAAMKSGFQFALRLGYTHALQVDADAQHNLADVPLMLQQVEKMPEAIVCGRPIYGDDAPKARLYGRKITNFWNAIHTWSFDIKDGMCGFRIYPLAPVDRLLRQQSLGDGMDFDIDIIIRAHWQQIPLKWIDTPVKYDKNGTSHFKVGRDNLRISLLHTRLFFTMLVRLLQGKPL, from the coding sequence ATGAGTAAGGTTATAGCGATAATTCCACACTACAATCACTCTGCAACTGTTGGTTATGTAGCCCAGACTCTCATAAACCAGGGACTGGAAGTATTAATTGTGGATGACGGCTCCACCGCTGAACACCGTCAAGCGTTATCCAACTTAAACTCAATCAAGGGCTTACATATCCACTACCGTAGCCAAAATGGTGGTAAGGGTGCAGCAATGAAATCTGGCTTTCAATTCGCCCTGCGACTAGGGTATACGCATGCATTACAAGTTGATGCCGATGCCCAACATAATCTTGCTGATGTTCCATTAATGCTGCAACAAGTGGAAAAAATGCCAGAAGCAATTGTATGTGGCCGACCAATTTATGGAGATGATGCACCCAAAGCCCGGCTATACGGACGCAAGATCACTAATTTTTGGAATGCTATACACACTTGGTCATTTGATATCAAAGATGGCATGTGTGGTTTTCGTATCTATCCTCTTGCACCAGTAGATAGATTATTGCGACAACAATCCCTTGGGGATGGTATGGATTTTGATATTGACATAATCATTCGAGCTCATTGGCAACAAATCCCACTTAAGTGGATAGATACCCCAGTTAAATACGATAAAAACGGTACATCGCATTTCAAAGTAGGAAGGGATAACCTACGAATAAGTCTACTACATACCCGCTTATTTTTTACCATGCTAGTCCGCTTACTACAGGGTAAACCACTATGA
- a CDS encoding MMPL family transporter, whose protein sequence is MNCFKAFSTKYLRMAWLCCLAFTLWSFGYQLYRGQWLETELQSLLPGELELTEMQRQADIIQEKRFNNQLVALIGNPSAEQAQQLALELDSRWRKHQELFSTVDLKINPDLNKLQNEIKQLRLALLPAHIQQELQTAPQQYFQQYAEQILNPFSRSSLLSIEQDWLGLGRFVTTQTIGQTAMSWDPQSAMLQIKQANMTWILLRATLQPQNLMAPSSELALLMEQSRAYVIKHQGQFLVTAAALFSSDAKQKAESESTLMTIIGLSLTLLLLWVSFRNWRVLWLFLPIFAGMLGGITATISAFGHIHILTLVIGTSLVGVLIDFPLHWLASSLFTKHWQPTVAMHKLRFTFVISLLITLLGYVLLAFTVLPILTQTAVFSIAALIYALLTTMLVLPPLFPTKNSPPTERLQKIRHILYQISYCSIPKPLWILLIAIWLGGIWQSQWQDDIRQWVSLPPKMVAEAQKIAELSGINLSSQYFLVIANNESALLSKLSSLETVLQQQGVEFQSLGQWFIPKEQQQLLQQQLKRLTPQDYAPLIALGIPLETLETAATELQQQSLIDLSQALQTELGQSKQQLYLGQLDEQTIAAIIPINNTSANLQQLANGQDIFWQNKRNLLNQAFAHTRVQAAWLKAFSFLLAGALLWHFFGIRKSLQILTPPLLAITITLSLLGWLNIPIGLFSLFGLLLVSAIGIDYSAYMQSAQEPLSYKRIAILLAATTTIISFVLLGISSTPAVAAFGLSVSIGVAFSVFLTLRLFR, encoded by the coding sequence ATGAATTGCTTTAAAGCATTCTCGACAAAATACTTAAGAATGGCATGGTTATGCTGTTTAGCCTTTACCCTTTGGAGTTTCGGATATCAGCTCTATCGTGGCCAATGGCTTGAAACCGAGCTGCAATCACTGCTTCCTGGCGAATTAGAACTAACGGAAATGCAACGTCAGGCCGATATCATTCAAGAAAAGCGATTCAATAACCAATTAGTTGCGCTAATCGGTAATCCATCTGCTGAACAGGCTCAACAATTAGCATTAGAACTGGATTCAAGATGGCGGAAACATCAAGAATTATTTAGTACCGTAGACCTCAAAATCAATCCGGATCTCAATAAACTCCAAAATGAAATTAAGCAATTGCGGTTAGCGCTCTTACCTGCTCATATTCAACAAGAACTACAAACCGCTCCGCAACAATATTTTCAACAATATGCCGAGCAAATTCTGAATCCATTTTCTCGCTCCTCTCTACTTTCCATAGAACAAGACTGGTTGGGGCTAGGGCGCTTTGTCACCACTCAAACCATCGGTCAAACGGCCATGTCCTGGGATCCGCAAAGTGCTATGTTACAAATTAAACAGGCGAATATGACCTGGATATTGCTACGTGCGACTTTACAACCACAAAACCTAATGGCACCTAGCAGTGAACTGGCTCTACTGATGGAACAATCCCGGGCCTACGTTATCAAACACCAAGGTCAATTTCTGGTGACTGCCGCAGCATTATTTTCTAGCGATGCAAAACAAAAAGCAGAATCAGAAAGCACCTTGATGACAATTATCGGGCTCAGCCTAACCCTATTACTACTTTGGGTAAGCTTTCGCAATTGGCGGGTATTATGGCTATTTTTACCGATATTTGCGGGTATGCTAGGTGGTATTACCGCTACTATTTCTGCTTTCGGGCACATCCATATCCTTACACTGGTTATTGGCACCAGTTTAGTCGGTGTATTAATTGACTTTCCATTACACTGGTTAGCATCATCATTATTTACAAAACATTGGCAACCGACAGTAGCCATGCATAAACTACGCTTTACTTTTGTCATCAGTTTATTAATTACTTTACTCGGCTATGTATTACTAGCCTTCACCGTGTTACCGATTCTGACGCAAACAGCCGTATTTTCCATTGCCGCATTAATTTATGCATTATTAACCACAATGTTGGTGCTACCTCCACTGTTTCCTACAAAAAATTCTCCTCCGACAGAGCGGCTACAAAAAATTCGCCATATTCTTTATCAAATAAGTTATTGCAGTATTCCAAAACCATTATGGATATTACTCATTGCAATATGGCTTGGTGGTATTTGGCAAAGTCAGTGGCAAGATGATATCCGCCAATGGGTGTCTCTTCCCCCTAAAATGGTGGCTGAGGCCCAAAAAATTGCCGAGCTTAGCGGAATTAACTTAAGTAGCCAATATTTTTTAGTCATCGCTAACAATGAGTCCGCTCTTTTGAGCAAATTATCCTCTCTAGAAACAGTACTACAACAACAAGGAGTAGAATTTCAATCACTCGGCCAATGGTTCATACCAAAAGAACAGCAACAGCTACTACAGCAACAATTAAAACGACTCACACCGCAAGATTATGCACCTTTAATTGCGTTAGGGATTCCTTTAGAAACATTAGAAACGGCCGCAACAGAACTACAACAACAGTCGCTGATTGATTTATCTCAAGCCTTACAAACGGAATTGGGACAAAGTAAGCAACAGCTTTACCTTGGTCAACTAGATGAACAAACTATTGCAGCCATCATTCCTATCAACAATACATCAGCAAATTTGCAACAATTGGCCAATGGGCAGGATATCTTCTGGCAAAATAAACGTAATCTGTTAAATCAGGCCTTTGCCCATACTCGTGTACAAGCGGCCTGGCTAAAAGCATTTTCTTTTCTGTTAGCAGGGGCATTGCTATGGCACTTTTTTGGTATTAGAAAAAGTTTACAAATTCTAACACCGCCGTTATTAGCTATCACAATTACACTTTCGTTGCTGGGGTGGCTAAATATTCCTATCGGATTATTTAGTTTATTCGGTCTACTATTGGTTTCAGCCATAGGCATTGATTACAGCGCCTATATGCAAAGCGCTCAGGAACCTTTATCCTATAAACGTATTGCGATATTATTAGCGGCAACGACTACCATAATTTCCTTTGTTTTATTAGGCATCAGCAGCACTCCTGCGGTAGCAGCATTTGGCTTGAGCGTGAGTATTGGGGTAGCCTTTAGCGTATTTTTAACCCTACGATTATTTCGTTAA
- a CDS encoding acyl carrier protein, whose amino-acid sequence MTEQEIQTILSEALQSLFEIEPERIKPETNLYQDLEIDSIDAIDLIDYIKRKTGHKLQAEDFRNVRTVDDVVQAVLKLSQKSE is encoded by the coding sequence ATGACCGAACAAGAAATTCAAACAATTCTTAGCGAAGCCTTGCAGTCTCTCTTTGAAATCGAGCCGGAAAGAATCAAACCGGAAACCAATCTATATCAAGACCTAGAAATTGATAGTATTGATGCTATCGATCTTATCGACTACATCAAACGAAAAACCGGCCATAAATTACAGGCTGAGGATTTCCGTAATGTGCGCACGGTAGATGATGTTGTTCAAGCTGTACTTAAGCTTAGCCAAAAAAGTGAGTAA
- a CDS encoding lysophospholipid acyltransferase family protein: MVQKIDWLRRFLATTLGFIFWGGAGILLQLYLLRYAKKTHSLNEQLKARKKIGKIWSYFVRYLSWSGVLKVEYLGFEKLGRPGQLVIANHPSLLDVVLILSRQSDLNCIVKKDLLNNPTMRNQILACGFIPNTESEELLETCDHVLKEQALLLFPEGTRTGWDGEVKLNRGAVSLGLRSAQVITPIIIKMNPLNFKKGQPWYRIPKQRIHYQLIVGDDIYPQSWLTEKPLPIASRRLTVYLQDYFNSHTKDNQNGTRTTN; the protein is encoded by the coding sequence ATGGTGCAAAAAATAGACTGGCTACGACGTTTTTTAGCAACCACATTAGGTTTTATTTTTTGGGGGGGTGCCGGCATCCTGCTACAACTTTATCTTCTAAGATACGCAAAAAAAACTCACTCTCTGAATGAACAACTAAAAGCCCGTAAAAAAATAGGAAAAATATGGAGCTATTTCGTTCGTTATTTAAGTTGGAGCGGGGTTTTAAAAGTTGAGTACCTGGGATTTGAGAAATTAGGCCGTCCTGGACAACTAGTGATAGCAAACCACCCATCTTTATTAGACGTTGTATTAATTCTAAGCAGACAATCGGACTTGAATTGTATCGTAAAGAAGGATCTACTAAACAATCCGACAATGCGAAATCAAATATTAGCCTGTGGTTTTATTCCCAATACCGAGTCAGAAGAACTGCTAGAAACCTGTGATCATGTATTGAAAGAACAGGCTTTATTGCTTTTTCCGGAAGGAACCCGAACCGGATGGGATGGTGAGGTTAAATTAAATAGAGGTGCTGTATCATTAGGATTACGCAGTGCTCAAGTAATAACACCGATCATTATAAAAATGAATCCGCTAAATTTTAAAAAAGGGCAACCTTGGTATCGTATTCCAAAACAAAGAATTCACTATCAGTTAATTGTCGGTGATGATATATATCCTCAATCTTGGCTTACTGAAAAGCCTTTGCCAATAGCCTCTCGACGTTTAACTGTTTACTTACAAGATTATTTTAATTCTCATACAAAGGATAACCAAAATGGAACTCGAACAACAAATTAA
- a CDS encoding LpxL/LpxP family acyltransferase, whose translation MKSKHWAKQKERGNALGLNITRLAVQYFPLWGIRIFNILVVSYFYLTARQARHNIHRYYYHLTSHYPELQLPSNKIFRHFLAFGEAITDRFAVWQRKIRYNDLWIDDADNLYADMNSGNRGQLLVCSHFGNIEICRALVDESPLPNFKLTVLVHNKHAEAFNQALVKAGASELEVLQVEDLDTPTMLGLVSRIERGEWIAIAADRIPVRGEKTAAVSFLGQPAQFPQGAWLLASLLKTPLNTLFCIKENGRYHFKLRRFSPTILGRGKERSINIQQAMQRYAELLEQECRENPQYWFNFYDFWNDQQ comes from the coding sequence ATGAAATCAAAGCATTGGGCAAAACAAAAAGAGCGCGGTAATGCCCTAGGGCTGAATATCACTCGACTTGCTGTACAATATTTCCCGCTATGGGGTATCCGAATTTTTAACATTCTTGTGGTAAGTTATTTTTACCTCACAGCAAGACAGGCTAGACATAACATTCACCGCTATTACTATCACTTAACATCGCACTATCCAGAATTACAACTGCCGTCCAACAAAATTTTTCGACATTTTCTAGCCTTTGGCGAAGCCATTACCGATCGTTTTGCTGTTTGGCAACGTAAAATTCGCTATAACGATCTGTGGATTGATGATGCTGATAATTTATATGCAGATATGAATAGTGGTAACCGTGGGCAATTATTGGTCTGCTCCCACTTTGGCAATATTGAAATCTGCAGAGCATTAGTTGATGAAAGTCCGTTGCCGAATTTTAAATTAACCGTATTAGTGCATAATAAGCATGCAGAAGCATTTAATCAGGCATTAGTTAAAGCTGGAGCCTCCGAACTAGAAGTCCTCCAGGTAGAGGATTTGGATACCCCAACCATGTTGGGATTAGTTTCTCGTATTGAACGGGGCGAGTGGATCGCTATCGCTGCAGATAGAATTCCTGTCCGAGGTGAAAAAACCGCTGCTGTTTCTTTTTTAGGTCAACCCGCACAATTTCCTCAAGGAGCATGGTTATTAGCCTCATTGTTAAAAACCCCACTAAATACACTTTTTTGTATTAAAGAAAACGGCCGATATCATTTCAAACTACGCCGTTTTTCTCCGACTATTCTCGGCCGCGGTAAGGAGCGTAGTATAAACATCCAACAAGCCATGCAACGCTATGCGGAACTCTTGGAACAAGAATGTCGGGAAAACCCGCAATACTGGTTTAACTTTTATGATTTTTGGAATGATCAACAATGA
- a CDS encoding acyl-CoA thioesterase, which yields MKKHIYCHSSSEYEIPFFDVDSMDIMWHGHYVKYLEMARCAFLEEIHYTYDVMRAQGYAWPIVQLNVKYVKPARFRQKIRVDVALVEYESSIRVDYVIRAIDSGEKLTIASTTQVAVSINNQEMQFTTPQCWRNAVESHPTFQRESV from the coding sequence ATGAAAAAACATATCTATTGCCATAGTAGCAGCGAATACGAAATTCCTTTTTTTGATGTAGATTCAATGGATATTATGTGGCACGGACACTATGTTAAATATCTGGAAATGGCACGCTGTGCTTTTCTAGAGGAAATTCATTATACCTACGATGTTATGCGGGCACAGGGATACGCCTGGCCAATCGTACAACTCAATGTGAAATATGTGAAACCAGCCCGTTTCCGCCAAAAAATTAGGGTAGATGTTGCATTAGTTGAATATGAAAGTAGTATCCGTGTCGATTATGTCATTCGCGCAATTGACAGTGGTGAAAAATTAACTATCGCTTCAACAACCCAAGTAGCAGTCTCTATTAATAACCAAGAAATGCAATTTACCACCCCTCAATGTTGGCGAAATGCTGTTGAAAGCCATCCAACGTTTCAAAGAGAATCCGTATGA
- a CDS encoding COG4648 family protein gives MLKIIINLLVSLASIAYPLLWLWNDQSNGLFALLCLLIPLWFIKGLYQHSTARYLSWFTGTLLSIIAIRGSVEGMYWYPLVINGILLLLFGSSLWQSQTVVERLARIQEPNLSSAGIRYTRKVTILWCSFFIFNMFVVAVALLLGQYRFWALYSGVISYILLGILMSGEWLVRQRVKRKIINE, from the coding sequence ATGTTGAAGATCATCATTAATCTTTTAGTTAGTCTGGCAAGTATCGCCTATCCATTACTTTGGTTATGGAATGATCAAAGTAATGGGTTATTTGCTCTGCTCTGTCTTCTTATTCCACTATGGTTTATTAAAGGTCTTTATCAACATTCCACTGCTCGTTACCTCTCATGGTTTACCGGTACTTTGTTAAGCATTATAGCTATACGTGGCTCTGTTGAGGGGATGTATTGGTATCCACTAGTCATCAATGGGATTTTGTTATTGCTATTTGGTAGCAGCTTGTGGCAATCACAAACAGTAGTTGAACGACTTGCAAGGATCCAAGAACCAAATCTTAGCTCAGCAGGCATTCGCTATACCAGAAAAGTTACCATTTTATGGTGTAGCTTCTTCATTTTTAATATGTTTGTGGTCGCAGTAGCATTACTGTTAGGTCAATATCGTTTTTGGGCGCTTTATAGCGGGGTTATTTCCTATATTCTATTAGGCATTCTAATGAGTGGTGAGTGGTTAGTCCGACAACGTGTTAAAAGAAAAATAATTAATGAATAA
- a CDS encoding beta-ketoacyl synthase chain length factor, with the protein MNQTICQFSFSLSAWNIVCDKVLSKEDWLREPEDWWQHEFTDFAPKLAFLPPLKRRRLNLSARLFFEAAWNLLEEDANIPVIYASLNGEVNRNFQLWHSLLTENELSPTSFSLSVHNALVGQWSEFRGVTAETEAITANGDNLEIALLEAYLLLNEGHRKVLVICGESPLEQQYNATPVERFPFNYSLALLIEQGHDYQLTLSTQPHTKTKINSSLEWVRMHYSDSHQWTTRSSNGETWKWCKK; encoded by the coding sequence ATGAACCAAACGATTTGCCAATTTTCTTTCAGCCTCTCCGCTTGGAATATTGTCTGCGATAAAGTCCTAAGCAAAGAAGATTGGCTACGAGAACCAGAGGATTGGTGGCAACATGAATTTACTGATTTTGCTCCCAAATTAGCATTTCTGCCGCCATTAAAACGACGCAGATTAAACCTCTCTGCCCGTTTATTTTTTGAGGCTGCGTGGAATTTATTAGAAGAAGATGCCAATATCCCAGTGATTTATGCTTCCCTAAACGGAGAGGTAAACCGTAATTTTCAATTGTGGCATTCACTATTAACCGAAAACGAGCTATCTCCAACCTCCTTCAGTCTATCTGTGCACAATGCACTAGTAGGGCAATGGTCTGAATTTCGAGGGGTAACGGCTGAGACTGAAGCAATTACCGCTAATGGCGATAATTTAGAAATAGCGCTATTAGAAGCTTACCTACTACTAAATGAGGGGCATCGTAAAGTTTTGGTCATTTGCGGAGAGTCACCTTTAGAACAACAATATAACGCTACGCCGGTAGAGCGTTTTCCCTTTAATTACAGTCTAGCGTTACTAATTGAACAAGGTCACGACTATCAATTAACTCTATCAACCCAACCTCATACGAAAACGAAGATAAATTCATCTTTGGAATGGGTAAGAATGCATTATAGCGATAGCCATCAATGGACAACCCGTAGTAGTAACGGAGAAACATGGAAATGGTGCAAAAAATAG
- a CDS encoding AMP-binding protein has product MNNFIDNFLIARNPEWYWTDFRYRSQQIAQQLHQDNISTLAFWFEDSASFACALLAAWQVGARVLLPPNLLDENTLWVKQNAQFLMDDAIFSTYGKSQQVADTPFEWPNQGEIWLKTSGSSGEPKIIRKTAEQMWIESQAIIQSLQLPKGDIQVVSNVSPQHHYGLSYRVILPLTQQWSIARKQALYPEILIAESNLSNNNLWITSPVFLNHFEPQLKHELHSQLCGIVCSGGVLPETTAQKIRDNFNAPLIECYGSSETGAIAFRADNGLWQPTPLTRVGLNEQGALWVESKWLLEREQTADAAILDKEKFKLLGRLDRIIKFADKRISLNQIEHDLLKHPWINDCYIAQHSKRQRPAAWIAFNKQGIDTYQVQGRQAVINELRQYLALTQDKIAIPRYWRFSNKLPRNAQSKISRQDFDNILQRPQGMLNE; this is encoded by the coding sequence ATGAATAACTTTATCGATAACTTTTTAATTGCACGAAATCCAGAATGGTATTGGACGGATTTTCGTTATCGCAGCCAACAAATAGCACAACAGTTGCATCAGGATAACATTAGTACTCTTGCTTTCTGGTTTGAGGACTCTGCATCTTTTGCCTGTGCACTATTAGCTGCCTGGCAGGTAGGAGCTCGTGTTTTGCTACCACCTAATCTACTCGATGAGAACACCCTGTGGGTCAAGCAAAACGCTCAATTTTTAATGGATGATGCAATATTTTCCACGTATGGTAAATCTCAACAGGTTGCAGATACACCTTTTGAATGGCCAAATCAAGGCGAAATTTGGTTAAAAACCTCCGGTTCAAGCGGAGAACCCAAAATCATCCGTAAAACGGCCGAGCAAATGTGGATTGAATCCCAAGCAATTATACAAAGTCTGCAATTACCTAAGGGCGATATTCAGGTTGTATCTAACGTATCGCCGCAACATCATTACGGTCTATCTTATCGAGTCATTTTACCGCTGACCCAGCAATGGAGCATTGCTCGTAAACAAGCACTGTACCCTGAAATTTTAATTGCTGAAAGTAATTTATCAAATAATAACCTATGGATTACCTCACCGGTTTTTCTAAATCATTTTGAACCACAATTAAAACACGAGCTACACAGTCAATTATGCGGTATTGTTTGTTCAGGTGGCGTATTACCAGAAACTACAGCACAAAAAATTCGTGATAATTTTAATGCTCCGTTAATCGAATGCTATGGTAGTAGTGAAACCGGCGCCATAGCATTCCGAGCTGACAATGGGTTATGGCAACCTACTCCACTAACCCGAGTAGGTTTAAATGAGCAAGGTGCATTATGGGTTGAATCCAAATGGTTATTAGAGCGGGAACAAACTGCTGATGCGGCTATTTTAGATAAAGAAAAATTTAAGCTATTAGGACGCTTAGATCGCATTATCAAATTTGCAGATAAACGCATTTCCCTCAATCAAATTGAGCATGACCTATTAAAGCATCCTTGGATTAATGACTGCTATATTGCACAACATAGTAAAAGGCAACGTCCAGCAGCTTGGATTGCTTTCAACAAGCAAGGCATTGACACATACCAAGTTCAAGGCCGACAAGCAGTGATTAATGAGTTACGCCAATATCTAGCGCTTACCCAAGATAAAATTGCTATTCCACGTTATTGGCGGTTTAGTAACAAACTGCCACGTAATGCACAATCTAAAATTAGCCGGCAAGACTTCGATAATATTCTACAACGTCCACAAGGAATGCTTAATGAGTAA